The following proteins come from a genomic window of Paraburkholderia youngii:
- a CDS encoding CAP domain-containing protein has translation MFNQVNAYRQECGFPAVQENTVLDQAAQAHAMWEGLNNQVADNETAGQQGFTGVSYLDRAVHFGFPSTGAMGWGVSANYWTTSALSETQYGQTLVNEWIATVYHSQAILTPVTTIGIGEYETSLNGFPAVWGSMSLINTSMQQLTTSGPITFPCQGVTGVPYKAVSENPMPPNTSGPWGTPVIVMGNATDTVVLTSGTMTDPSGNVINLQLVDSANDPNKLTQPYSAVAFPATPLAPNTTYTVNVSGTVNGTAFTRPFTFTTGNIVG, from the coding sequence ATGTTCAATCAGGTGAACGCATATCGCCAGGAATGCGGTTTCCCGGCAGTTCAGGAAAACACCGTTCTCGATCAGGCTGCGCAAGCGCACGCGATGTGGGAAGGCTTGAATAATCAGGTGGCCGACAACGAAACGGCTGGACAGCAAGGCTTTACCGGCGTGAGCTACCTTGATCGTGCTGTGCATTTCGGATTTCCGTCTACCGGTGCAATGGGCTGGGGTGTGAGCGCGAATTACTGGACCACATCCGCACTTTCGGAAACGCAGTACGGCCAGACGCTGGTCAACGAATGGATTGCGACCGTGTATCACTCGCAAGCCATCCTGACGCCGGTTACGACGATTGGTATTGGCGAGTATGAAACGTCGTTGAATGGCTTCCCGGCGGTGTGGGGCTCGATGAGCCTCATAAATACATCGATGCAACAACTCACGACGAGCGGCCCGATTACGTTCCCGTGCCAAGGCGTGACCGGCGTTCCGTACAAGGCTGTTTCGGAAAATCCGATGCCGCCGAACACATCGGGTCCGTGGGGAACGCCGGTTATCGTCATGGGCAACGCGACCGACACGGTTGTGCTGACTTCGGGCACGATGACGGACCCGTCCGGCAACGTCATCAACCTGCAACTGGTCGATTCGGCCAACGATCCGAACAAGCTGACGCAGCCATATTCGGCGGTGGCTTTCCCGGCGACGCCGCTGGCTCCGAACACCACGTACACGGTGAACGTGTCTGGCACGGTGAACGGCACTGCTTTCACGAGGCCATTCACGTTCACGACCGGGAATATCGTCGGCTAA
- the tnpA gene encoding IS66-like element accessory protein TnpA yields the protein MNTIEEAAAPSRRRRRRYSVEFKAQVVAACQGPGVSLAAIALHHKLNANLLRRWVEQAETNDCVLVARSDMAAPLVATPAPEFVPLPLETRNTRTAEIRVEVRRADLSITVSWPTSEAAQCAAWLREWLA from the coding sequence GTGAACACTATTGAAGAAGCAGCGGCACCTAGCCGTCGACGACGCCGGCGCTACAGCGTCGAGTTCAAGGCTCAGGTAGTGGCAGCTTGCCAGGGGCCCGGGGTATCGCTCGCGGCCATCGCATTGCACCACAAGCTGAACGCGAATCTGCTTCGACGTTGGGTCGAGCAGGCCGAAACGAACGATTGTGTGCTGGTGGCGCGTAGCGACATGGCAGCGCCACTGGTAGCGACGCCAGCACCGGAATTTGTACCGTTGCCTCTTGAGACGCGAAACACGCGCACAGCTGAGATTCGCGTCGAGGTGCGTCGCGCGGACCTGTCGATAACGGTTAGCTGGCCAACCTCAGAGGCAGCGCAGTGCGCCGCCTGGCTGCGCGAGTGGCTCGCATGA
- the tnpB gene encoding IS66 family insertion sequence element accessory protein TnpB (TnpB, as the term is used for proteins encoded by IS66 family insertion elements, is considered an accessory protein, since TnpC, encoded by a neighboring gene, is a DDE family transposase.) — MIRIDQVWLAVDPLDMRAGFDTALGRVITVFGAAHPHHAYLFANRRANRLKVLVHDGIGIWLAARRLNQGQFAWPRAGSEPKQHALTQEQLAGLVVGLPWQRIGADGVIRVV; from the coding sequence ATGATCCGCATTGATCAGGTGTGGCTGGCAGTTGACCCGCTGGATATGCGGGCCGGCTTCGATACGGCACTGGGTCGGGTGATCACCGTGTTCGGCGCTGCGCATCCGCACCATGCTTACCTGTTTGCCAACCGGCGAGCCAACCGCCTGAAGGTGCTGGTTCACGATGGGATTGGCATCTGGCTGGCAGCGCGACGGCTGAATCAGGGGCAGTTCGCATGGCCGCGCGCGGGTAGCGAACCAAAGCAGCATGCGCTCACGCAGGAACAACTTGCCGGTCTGGTGGTGGGTTTGCCATGGCAGCGCATCGGCGCGGACGGTGTGATCCGTGTCGTTTGA
- a CDS encoding RRXRR domain-containing protein: MAWVRRVMHRAPVTALSSELVRFDMQALETPEISGVEYQQGRHCNERYRLRARRCVDATVCYRFPEPFFRRFMRIATKRAAGSVPAIAGCCLPTVVSSSDQRSVLLIHVSVQAEVVSACFRICLNNQITH, translated from the coding sequence ATGGCGTGGGTACGGCGCGTGATGCACCGGGCACCGGTGACGGCGCTCTCCAGCGAGCTAGTGCGCTTCGACATGCAGGCGCTCGAGACTCCGGAAATCAGCGGCGTCGAATACCAGCAGGGCAGGCATTGTAACGAGCGGTACCGGTTGCGAGCGCGTCGTTGTGTGGATGCAACCGTCTGCTACCGTTTTCCCGAGCCGTTCTTTCGACGGTTTATGCGAATTGCAACAAAAAGAGCGGCGGGCAGTGTGCCGGCGATCGCCGGTTGCTGTTTGCCGACCGTTGTAAGCAGCAGTGATCAGCGATCCGTGCTACTGATACATGTATCCGTACAGGCTGAGGTCGTATCCGCCTGTTTTCGGATCTGCCTGAACAACCAGATCACCCACTGA